From Nitrospirota bacterium, one genomic window encodes:
- a CDS encoding NYN domain-containing protein, with protein sequence MIIDGYNLIGIQHRDLESERNELVKRLIRYRGVLGHDITVVFDGHGGVSSRETVRVDGGVRIIFSRIAKKADDVIKEMLVREKKFFIVVSSDRDVADFTWAHGSVPVGSADFLGKLSRALREKEFAGGEDMMDELTGKMPGDEDEEDEWSVRKGSSHRLSKRQKAVTRALNKL encoded by the coding sequence TTGATTATTGATGGGTATAATCTCATCGGAATACAGCACAGGGATCTTGAGTCCGAGAGGAACGAACTCGTCAAAAGGCTGATTAGATACAGGGGAGTTCTGGGGCATGATATAACCGTAGTCTTTGATGGTCATGGCGGCGTTTCATCCAGGGAGACGGTAAGGGTCGATGGCGGAGTCAGGATAATATTTTCGAGGATAGCGAAGAAGGCGGATGATGTGATAAAGGAGATGCTTGTCAGGGAGAAGAAGTTCTTTATCGTGGTCAGCTCGGACAGGGATGTGGCTGATTTTACCTGGGCTCATGGGTCTGTGCCGGTTGGTTCCGCTGATTTCCTCGGAAAGCTCAGTCGTGCGTTAAGAGAGAAAGAGTTTGCAGGTGGTGAAGATATGATGGATGAATTAACAGGGAAGATGCCTGGTGATGAAGATGAAGAAGATGAGTGGTCAGTCAGGAAGGGCTCTTCACACAGACTCTCAAAACGTCAGAAGGCCGTAACGAGGGCCTTGAACAAGTTGTAA
- a CDS encoding pseudouridine synthase — MEERIQKILAKMGIASRRKAEELILEGRVVVNGKTAVLGMKADPERDHIRVDGKLLRGSEPKVYIILNKPPGVLTTLEDPEGRPTVQQLLGKLKFRVYPVGRLDFNSEGLLLLTNDGDLAYRIIHPSHKIPKTYLVKVKGVIEEKDISKLHKGIMLDDGMTAPAKIKRVRAPRAEKNSWLEVTIYEGRKRQIRRMFERVGHTVLKLRRIRIDGLGLGDLRTGQWRYLDEVEVKKLKKSLKM, encoded by the coding sequence ATGGAAGAACGAATTCAAAAGATACTCGCAAAAATGGGCATTGCCTCAAGGCGCAAGGCGGAAGAACTCATCCTCGAGGGCAGGGTGGTTGTAAACGGAAAGACAGCCGTCCTCGGGATGAAGGCGGACCCTGAAAGGGACCATATCAGGGTTGACGGCAAGCTTTTGCGCGGGTCTGAGCCAAAGGTCTACATCATACTTAACAAACCTCCCGGTGTTCTTACAACCCTTGAGGACCCCGAAGGCAGGCCGACTGTACAGCAACTTCTCGGAAAGCTGAAGTTCAGGGTATACCCTGTTGGAAGGCTTGATTTCAATTCAGAGGGCCTGCTGCTGCTGACAAATGACGGAGACCTTGCTTACAGGATAATCCATCCTTCCCACAAGATACCCAAGACGTATCTTGTAAAGGTAAAAGGGGTGATAGAGGAGAAAGACATCAGTAAGCTGCACAAGGGCATAATGCTTGATGACGGCATGACTGCACCCGCAAAGATAAAGAGGGTCCGGGCGCCCAGGGCAGAGAAGAACTCATGGCTTGAAGTAACGATTTACGAAGGCAGGAAGAGGCAGATAAGGAGGATGTTTGAGCGGGTGGGGCATACTGTGCTGAAACTCAGGAGGATCAGGATTGATGGTCTTGGTCTTGGAGATCTCAGGACAGGACAGTGGAGATATCTGGATGAGGTTGAGGTGAAGAAACTGAAGAAAAGCCTTAAAATGTAA
- a CDS encoding phosphatase PAP2 family protein yields MVSQEGLFTQTLKTSEGRNEGLEQVVMGLNSGRVRPADAITVIFVALFALLTVIYYGSIESADKLLVTYISLLSIQLILIWYSPERGFWKLFHDIVFPVIAVFLVFDSMTELVPGVNPGDIDYLLIRADYWLLGGYPTVWLERVVNPYLTEILQLAYTSYYFLPVILGIVLRIKKKETEFNDGLVFILLCFYLSYVGYVLFPALGPRYTMNHLQSIPLEGKLLFEKIYGILNSIEGIKRDAFPSGHTAITLVVLHLAFRYEKRLFYIYLPITLLLLFATVYCRYHYVVDVLGGIVLYVITMIAGQWFIRPFRKFS; encoded by the coding sequence GTGGTCAGTCAGGAAGGGCTCTTCACACAGACTCTCAAAACGTCAGAAGGCCGTAACGAGGGCCTTGAACAAGTTGTAATGGGGCTGAATTCCGGCAGGGTAAGGCCTGCAGACGCTATTACTGTAATCTTTGTCGCGCTCTTTGCCCTGTTGACCGTGATTTATTATGGCTCTATTGAATCTGCCGATAAACTGCTTGTTACATATATCTCGTTGCTCTCCATTCAATTGATCCTTATCTGGTATTCTCCTGAACGCGGGTTCTGGAAATTATTTCATGACATTGTCTTTCCAGTGATAGCCGTATTTCTTGTATTTGACAGCATGACAGAGCTCGTGCCGGGCGTAAACCCCGGGGACATTGATTACCTGCTCATACGGGCGGATTACTGGTTGTTGGGGGGCTACCCCACGGTCTGGCTTGAAAGGGTGGTGAATCCCTATCTTACGGAGATACTGCAGTTGGCCTATACAAGTTATTATTTTCTTCCGGTTATTCTCGGGATCGTCCTCAGGATAAAGAAGAAAGAGACCGAGTTTAATGACGGTCTGGTCTTTATACTCCTCTGCTTTTATCTGTCCTACGTCGGATACGTACTCTTTCCTGCCCTTGGCCCGAGGTATACCATGAACCACCTCCAGTCAATTCCCCTTGAGGGTAAGCTGCTTTTTGAGAAGATATACGGCATACTCAATAGTATTGAAGGTATAAAGAGGGACGCCTTTCCAAGTGGTCACACAGCAATAACCCTGGTGGTTCTGCACCTTGCATTCCGTTATGAAAAGAGGCTTTTTTATATCTACCTGCCGATAACTCTCCTCCTCTTGTTTGCTACTGTCTATTGCCGCTATCACTATGTTGTGGATGTACTGGGGGGTATTGTACTATATGTGATAACCATGATAGCCGGGCAATGGTTTATCAGGCCCTTCCGTAAATTCAGTTAA